In a single window of the Arachis hypogaea cultivar Tifrunner chromosome 6, arahy.Tifrunner.gnm2.J5K5, whole genome shotgun sequence genome:
- the LOC112695623 gene encoding aspartic proteinase: MGAKHLALVFCLWAVTCCSLLPSFSFGLLRVGLSKRPLDLQSINAAKKAREVLMSGRPIMGAYEKYFVGSNGEDIVPLKNYMDAQYFGEIGIGTPPQPFTVIFDTGSSNLWVPSSKCYFSLACYTHNWYKPKKSKTYIKNGTSCKIAYGTGSISGFFSQDSVKVGDAVVKNQDFIEATREGSLTFLAAKFDGILGLGFQEISVEKSVPVWYKMMDQNLVNEKVFSFWLSGDPNAKKGGELVFGGVDPKHFKGEHIYVPVTTKGYWQIEMGDFYIGGVSTGVCEGGCAAIVDSGTSLLAGPTPVVAEINHAIGAEGVLSVECKEVVSQYGELIWDLLVSGVQPGEICSQVGLCSSKKSVGIEMVTEKVQSEVSAKDTPLCSSCQMLVIWIQNQLSQKNTKDRVFNYVNQLCESLPSPSGESVISCDSLSRMPNITFTIGDKPFVLTPDQYILRTGEGITEVCLSGFIALDVPAPRGPLWILGDVFMRVYHTVFDYGNLQVGFAKSA, from the exons ATGGGGGCCAAGCATTTGGCACTGGTTTTCTGTTTATGGGCTGTAACATGTTGttcacttcttccttctttctcatttGGACTTCTGAGAGTTGGTCTGAGCAAAAGgcctcttgatcttcaaagtattaaTGCTGCTAAAAAGGCGAGAGAAGTCTTAATGTCTGGAAGGCCAATCATGGGTGCATATGAGAAGTATTTTGTTGGGTCAAATGGTGAAGATATAGTACCTTTGAAGAATTACATGGATGCTCAGTATTTTGGCGAGATCGGAATCGGCACACCTCCACAGCCATTTACTGTCATATTTGATACTGGCAGTTCCAACCTTTGGGTTCCATCCTCCAAGTGCTATTTTTCT CTTGCTTGCTATACACACAATTGGTACAAGCCAAAGAAATCTAAAACATACATAAAAAATG GAACATCATGTAAAATAGCCTATGGTACTGGATCAATATCTGGTTTCTTCAGTCAAGATAGTGTTAAAGTCGGTGATGCTGTTGTCAAGAATCAG GATTTCATTGAAGCTACTCGTGAAGGAAGTCTTACCTTTCTGGCAGCGAAGTTTGACGGCATACTTGGGCTTGGATTTCAAGAGATCTCAGTCGAGAAATCAGTGCCAGTATG GTACAAGATGATGGATCAAAATCTTGTCAACGAGAAGGTATTCTCTTTCTGGCTCAGTGGGGATCCAAATGCGAAAAAGGGTGGTGAACTAGTTTTTGGTGGGGTTGACCCTAAGCACTTCAAAGGAGAACACATTTATGTTCCAGTTACTACAAAAGGTTACTGGCAG ATTGAGATGGGAGATTTTTATATTGGAGGTGTTTCAACAG GTGTTTGTGAGGGTGGCTGCGCTGCAATTGTGGACTCTGGAACATCCTTGCTTGCTGGTCCAACT CCTGTTGTGGCTGAAATCAACCATGCTATTGGTGCTGAAGGAGTTCTGAGTGTAGAGTGTAAGGAAGTTGTCTCTCAATATGGAGAGTTGATCTGGGATCTTTTAGTGTCAGGG GTACAACCAGGAGAAATATGCTCGCAAGTTGGGTTATGCTCTAGCAAAAAGAG TGTTGGGATTGAGATGGTGACCGAAAAGGTTCAGAGTGAGGTGTCTGCCAAAGAtactcctttgtgttcttcttgTCAGATGCTTGTGATTTGGATCCAAAATCAACTAAGTCAAAAGAATACGAAGGATAGAGTATTCAACTATGTAAATCAA CTTTGTGAGAGCCTGCCAAGCCCATCTGGAGAGTCAGTGATAAGCTGTGATAGTCTTTCTCGGATGCCAAACATTACCTTTACTATTGGCGATAAACCTTTCGTTCTTACACCAGACCAG TATATCTTGAGAACTGGAGAAGGCATTACAGAGGTCTGCCTTAGTGGGTTTATTGCTCTTGATGTTCCTGCTCCAAGGGGACCTCTCTG GATTCTTGGGGATGTTTTCATGAGGGTCTATCACACTGTCTTTGACTACGGGAATCTCCAAGTTGGTTTTGCTAAATCTGCTTAA